The following coding sequences are from one Fimbriimonadaceae bacterium window:
- a CDS encoding SPFH domain-containing protein, with protein sequence MSLWDKIKGEFVDIIEWTDDSTDTMVYRFERHNNEIKYGAQLTVRESQVAVFVDEGKYADVFTPGMYTLETQNMPLLSTLKGWKYGFNSPFKAEVYFINTKRFNDLKWGTMNPIMMRDADFGMVRVRAFGTYAMRIVDAKKFLSEVVGTNWEFTTDQISEQCRNNVVSAFAKAIADANLPVLDLYSRYEEIGSSLLTKVQPTMAEMGIELLNLLVENVSVPPEVEQAIDTRSKMGAVGDMNKFMQFQAAEAMVKGAENPGGMGGLGAQLAAGQIAGQVIQNAQSAPPPVPAQKQFHVAVNGAQQGPFGIDALRGMVASGQLTPSSLVWSQGMAQWQAAETVGELQALFAAVPPPMPPSS encoded by the coding sequence ATGAGTCTGTGGGACAAGATCAAAGGCGAGTTTGTCGACATCATCGAGTGGACTGACGACTCCACCGACACGATGGTCTACCGCTTCGAGCGGCATAACAACGAGATCAAGTACGGCGCCCAACTCACCGTGCGTGAGTCTCAGGTGGCCGTCTTTGTCGACGAAGGCAAGTACGCCGACGTCTTCACGCCCGGCATGTACACGTTGGAAACGCAGAACATGCCCCTCCTCAGCACGCTGAAGGGCTGGAAGTACGGGTTCAACAGCCCGTTCAAAGCTGAGGTCTACTTCATCAACACCAAGCGGTTCAACGACCTCAAATGGGGGACGATGAACCCGATCATGATGCGCGACGCCGACTTTGGTATGGTGCGCGTCCGCGCCTTCGGAACTTACGCGATGCGCATTGTGGACGCCAAGAAGTTCCTGAGCGAGGTGGTCGGCACAAACTGGGAGTTCACCACCGACCAGATCAGCGAGCAATGCCGCAACAACGTCGTGAGCGCCTTTGCCAAAGCCATCGCTGACGCCAACCTGCCGGTCCTCGACCTGTACTCCAGGTACGAAGAAATCGGGTCGAGCCTGCTCACCAAGGTCCAGCCGACGATGGCCGAGATGGGTATCGAACTGCTGAACCTCCTTGTCGAGAACGTCTCCGTGCCACCCGAGGTCGAGCAGGCCATCGACACCCGCAGCAAGATGGGCGCGGTCGGCGACATGAACAAGTTCATGCAGTTCCAGGCCGCCGAAGCCATGGTGAAGGGTGCGGAGAACCCGGGCGGGATGGGCGGTCTGGGCGCCCAACTGGCCGCTGGCCAGATCGCCGGCCAAGTCATTCAAAACGCCCAGTCGGCCCCACCGCCGGTACCTGCCCAGAAGCAGTTCCACGTGGCCGTCAACGGTGCCCAGCAGGGCCCGTTCGGCATTGACGCCTTGCGCGGCATGGTCGCGTCGGGACAGCTGACGCCCTCCTCGCTCGTATGGAGCCAAGGCATGGCCCAGTGGCAGGCGGCCGAGACGGTCGGGGAGTTGCAAGCCCTCTTCGCGGCGGTACCGCCGCCGATGCCTCCTTCGTCCTAA